The following coding sequences are from one Passer domesticus isolate bPasDom1 chromosome 11, bPasDom1.hap1, whole genome shotgun sequence window:
- the FYTTD1 gene encoding UAP56-interacting factor isoform X2 yields the protein MDDIIKLNKKEERKQYSPKIKRGLQQNRAQQFSSQGSKWGMQQQKGYGKNRLARRKKIAGKKRSYGVITGLAAKKAVGSHKGVSPLNRQPLSEKNAQRNYPVLKRKTNLQRQSEMQRKQAPALRRPALLNRRNNMPSTFVRIGNKLNQQKDTRQATFLFRRGLKVQAQVQSTDDLDNQTGKRTRQWRTSTTSGGILTVSIDNPGAIISPVSQKLRLTRSPVPPFLMKRDQTEEKKIPKGVPLQFDINSVGKQTGMTLNERFGILKEQRTALSQNKGSRFVTVG from the exons ATGG aTGATATAATCAAGCTGAAcaagaaagaagagagaaagcaATATTCTCCCAAAATAAAAAGAGGGCTTCAGCAGAATCGAGCTCAACAGTTCAGTTCACAAGGCTCCAAGTGGGGAATGCAACAGCAGAAAG GTTATGGTAAGAACCGTTTGGCGCGCAGAAAGAAGATAGCAGGGAAGAAACGTTCTTATGGAGTCATAACTGGCCTGGCAGCCAAGAAAGCTGTGGGTTCACACAAAGGAGTCAGTCCTCTGAACAGACAGCCACTGAGTGAGAAG aaTGCACAGCGGAATTACCCGGtcttgaaaaggaaaacaaacctgCAGAGACAATCtgaaatgcagagaaaacaagCTCCTGCCCTCAGGAGGCCTGCCCTGCTAAACAGGAG AAATAACATGCCATCTACGTTTGTCAGAATTGGAAACAAACTAAATCAGCAGAAAGACACTCGTCAAGCAACTTTCCTGTTTAGAAGGGGCCTGAAG GTGCAGGCCCAAGTGCAGTCAACAGATGATCTTGATAATCAGACAGGAAAGAGAACTCGCCA GTGGCGAACTTCTACCACAAGTGGAGGGATCCTGACTGTGTCTATTGACAATCCAGGAGCAATCATAAGCCCAGT CTCCCAGAAATTACGATTAACTCGTAGTCCTGTGCCACCATTTCTGATGAAGAGGGACCAAACTGAAGAGAAGAAGATTCCAAAAGGGGTTCCATTGCAGTTTGATATAAATAGTGTTGGAAAACAG ACAGGGATGACGTTGAACGAGCGATTTGGGATCCTGAAGGAGCAGAGGACAGCACTGTCTCAGAACAAAGGAAGCCGTTTTGTAACAGTGGGCTAA
- the FYTTD1 gene encoding UAP56-interacting factor isoform X1 — translation MRGPGWGRFVLREAAMNAFGAAAPLPGSSAAAGARHGGGESVEKIDMSLDDIIKLNKKEERKQYSPKIKRGLQQNRAQQFSSQGSKWGMQQQKGYGKNRLARRKKIAGKKRSYGVITGLAAKKAVGSHKGVSPLNRQPLSEKNAQRNYPVLKRKTNLQRQSEMQRKQAPALRRPALLNRRNNMPSTFVRIGNKLNQQKDTRQATFLFRRGLKVQAQVQSTDDLDNQTGKRTRQWRTSTTSGGILTVSIDNPGAIISPVSQKLRLTRSPVPPFLMKRDQTEEKKIPKGVPLQFDINSVGKQTGMTLNERFGILKEQRTALSQNKGSRFVTVG, via the exons ATGCGCGGGCCCGGCTGGGGGCGGTTCGTTCTGAGGGAGGCGGCCATGAACGCGTTCGGGGCTGCGGCACCGCTCCCGGGCTCCTCGGCCGCGGCGGGGGCCCGGCACGGCGGCGGCGAGAGCGTGGAGAAGATCGACATGTCCCTGG aTGATATAATCAAGCTGAAcaagaaagaagagagaaagcaATATTCTCCCAAAATAAAAAGAGGGCTTCAGCAGAATCGAGCTCAACAGTTCAGTTCACAAGGCTCCAAGTGGGGAATGCAACAGCAGAAAG GTTATGGTAAGAACCGTTTGGCGCGCAGAAAGAAGATAGCAGGGAAGAAACGTTCTTATGGAGTCATAACTGGCCTGGCAGCCAAGAAAGCTGTGGGTTCACACAAAGGAGTCAGTCCTCTGAACAGACAGCCACTGAGTGAGAAG aaTGCACAGCGGAATTACCCGGtcttgaaaaggaaaacaaacctgCAGAGACAATCtgaaatgcagagaaaacaagCTCCTGCCCTCAGGAGGCCTGCCCTGCTAAACAGGAG AAATAACATGCCATCTACGTTTGTCAGAATTGGAAACAAACTAAATCAGCAGAAAGACACTCGTCAAGCAACTTTCCTGTTTAGAAGGGGCCTGAAG GTGCAGGCCCAAGTGCAGTCAACAGATGATCTTGATAATCAGACAGGAAAGAGAACTCGCCA GTGGCGAACTTCTACCACAAGTGGAGGGATCCTGACTGTGTCTATTGACAATCCAGGAGCAATCATAAGCCCAGT CTCCCAGAAATTACGATTAACTCGTAGTCCTGTGCCACCATTTCTGATGAAGAGGGACCAAACTGAAGAGAAGAAGATTCCAAAAGGGGTTCCATTGCAGTTTGATATAAATAGTGTTGGAAAACAG ACAGGGATGACGTTGAACGAGCGATTTGGGATCCTGAAGGAGCAGAGGACAGCACTGTCTCAGAACAAAGGAAGCCGTTTTGTAACAGTGGGCTAA